One Cryptomeria japonica chromosome 9, Sugi_1.0, whole genome shotgun sequence genomic window carries:
- the LOC131071812 gene encoding pathogenesis-related protein 1-like, which produces MVAGSFSIETESPVEAKRLWKATLDSHNLLPKQAPGLISGITLVQGDGGVGTIRQVNFTAANKDFSYVKEKVDLVDEANMV; this is translated from the exons ATGGTAGCAGGAAGTTTCAGTATTGAAACAGAGTCTCCAGTGGAGGCAAAAAGGCTGTGGAAGGCAACTCTGGACTCCCACAACTTATTGCCAAAGCAAGCACCAGGCCTCATATCAGGCATCACACTTGTTCAAGGTGATGGAGGAGTTGGCACCATTAGACAGGTCAATTTCACTGCAG CCAACAAGGATTTTAGCTATGTGAAAGAGAAAGTGGACTTAGTTGATGAGGCCAATATGGTTTAA
- the LOC131071862 gene encoding major strawberry allergen Fra a 1-3 — translation MVAGSFSIEIESPVEAKRLWKATLDSHNLLPKQAPGLISGITLVQGDGGVGTIRQVNFTAANKDFSYVKEKVDLIDETNMVYCFSHVEGGVLGKKVASVSYKIKFNPKAGGGSTSTYSCNYDSLPGVPHDEAKIEEIKANSTGLFKQVEQYLIAHPTLYC, via the exons ATGGTAGCAGGAAGTTTCAGTATTGAGATAGAGTCTCCAGTGGAGGCAAAAAGGCTGTGGAAGGCAACTCTGGACTCCCACAACTTATTGCCAAAGCAAGCACCAGGCCTCATATCAGGCATCACACTTGTTCAAGGTGATGGAGGAGTTGGCACCATTCGACAGGTCAATTTCACTGCAG CCAACAAGGATTTTAGCTATGTGAAAGAGAAAGTGGACTTAATTGATGAGACCAATATGGTTTATTGTTTCAGCCATGTGGAAGGAGGGGTGTTGGGGaaaaaagttgcctcagtaagttaCAAGATTAAATTCAACCCCAAAGCAGGGGGTGGATCCACTAGTACTTATTCCTGCAACTATGATAGCCTCCCTGGTGTTCCCCATGATGAAGCCAAAATTGAGGAGATCAAGGCCAACAGCACTGGTTTGTTCAAGCAGGTGGAGCAATATCTCATTGCCCATCCCACTTTATACTGCTAA